From the genome of Spirosomataceae bacterium TFI 002, one region includes:
- a CDS encoding RecF/RecN/SMC N terminal domain-containing protein, which translates to MKKIKEIKIQNFKAFQQEQVFPINGKHVLVYGNNGSGKSSLFWALYTLLQSSIKDDDDVKKYFTKYVASNKGTHQTLKNVFMDENEDSFIKLTAIDTETQHEEAFTISHNVINTNSNANTLIQELNIASDFINYKLLHNFYRASHKQEVNLWPVFERDIFPFMTDGTQNWLDDIIKSPTLDVPRTPKGAAASRNRKQNYVNEVDALNDKIQNLLNEISGHANTFLKDHFFESKDVVRVSLSLEKKFKFDLIKNKIWLDNMQGWRHDQLHIKLGVEIYDDTIPSKWRQIERVQSFLNEAQLTRIAIGVRIGALRTRPLAGSRFKILVLDDMLISLDLSNRMDVVRIILNKEEKEDLKFFDGFQKFILTHDKGFFNLIRRNTDEEEWVYFNFNKDEKDISAPKIKEDKTPLQKAIKNFEENEFEACGNELRKEAEAILTEYLDPDMKKLNKDFESLSDKLEKAFNVLSSQRHQKFTQRFLLDIDIAKLKKIKTDYSADDALTTEEKSKLNTIKARLFDFLIEFNEKRNRKELLITDTKDILDRIMNAASHHSENQLHREELKNAIAKMVELKEHLKHD; encoded by the coding sequence ATGAAGAAGATTAAGGAAATAAAAATCCAAAACTTCAAGGCTTTTCAGCAGGAGCAGGTTTTTCCTATTAACGGAAAGCACGTTTTGGTTTATGGTAATAATGGTTCAGGAAAGTCCTCATTGTTTTGGGCTTTATACACTCTTTTACAAAGCAGTATCAAAGACGATGATGATGTAAAGAAGTATTTCACGAAATACGTGGCATCGAATAAAGGCACACACCAAACATTGAAAAACGTTTTTATGGACGAGAATGAGGACTCCTTTATCAAACTCACCGCCATAGATACGGAAACGCAGCATGAAGAAGCTTTCACCATTTCGCACAATGTTATCAATACAAACAGTAATGCTAACACACTTATTCAGGAATTAAACATAGCCAGTGACTTTATCAATTATAAACTGCTGCACAACTTTTATCGGGCATCACACAAGCAGGAAGTAAACCTTTGGCCTGTTTTTGAGCGGGATATTTTTCCTTTCATGACGGATGGTACGCAGAATTGGCTCGATGATATTATTAAATCTCCAACACTGGATGTTCCGAGAACGCCAAAAGGTGCAGCAGCATCACGTAACAGAAAACAGAACTACGTCAATGAAGTGGATGCTCTGAATGACAAGATTCAAAACCTTCTCAATGAAATTTCAGGCCATGCAAACACATTTCTAAAAGACCATTTTTTTGAAAGCAAGGATGTAGTTCGAGTTTCTTTGAGCCTTGAAAAGAAATTCAAATTTGACCTGATTAAAAACAAAATATGGCTAGATAATATGCAAGGTTGGCGACATGACCAATTGCATATTAAATTAGGTGTTGAAATTTACGATGACACTATTCCTTCCAAATGGCGACAAATAGAGCGAGTACAATCCTTCCTTAATGAAGCACAACTTACACGTATAGCCATTGGCGTCCGCATTGGTGCATTGCGAACAAGACCTTTGGCTGGTTCACGTTTTAAAATACTTGTACTGGATGACATGCTTATCAGTTTGGATTTATCCAACCGTATGGATGTGGTACGAATCATCCTGAACAAAGAAGAAAAGGAAGATTTGAAGTTCTTTGATGGCTTTCAAAAGTTTATCCTTACCCACGACAAAGGCTTTTTCAATCTCATTCGCAGAAATACCGATGAAGAAGAATGGGTGTATTTCAATTTTAACAAGGATGAAAAAGACATTTCAGCACCCAAAATAAAAGAAGACAAAACACCACTTCAAAAAGCCATCAAAAATTTTGAAGAAAACGAATTTGAAGCTTGTGGGAATGAATTAAGGAAAGAAGCGGAAGCAATTCTGACCGAGTATCTCGACCCAGACATGAAAAAGCTAAACAAGGATTTTGAAAGCCTAAGTGACAAGTTAGAAAAAGCTTTTAACGTTCTCTCAAGTCAACGTCACCAAAAATTTACCCAACGCTTTTTACTAGACATCGACATTGCGAAACTCAAAAAAATCAAAACAGACTATTCAGCAGATGACGCATTGACAACAGAAGAAAAATCTAAATTAAACACAATCAAAGCCCGACTATTTGACTTTCTGATTGAATTCAATGAAAAGAGAAACCGAAAAGAACTGCTCATCACGGACACCAAAGACATCTTGGACAGAATCATGAATGCAGCATCCCATCATTCAGAAAATCAACTTCACCGTGAAGAACTTAAAAACGCAATCGCCAAAATGGTTGAATTAAAAGAGCATTTGAAGCATGACTAA
- a CDS encoding SH3 domain-containing protein: MIYQKTFTFFIYTFFIVLTQSVDIQAQSILTQKADSLFNAKDYLQATIAYEDLIAKHDINKRNAFVKMAFMAEQHGNFPKAIYYLSELYELSPNDELFDKINKIAKENGYGGFERTDFNFLITFYKQYYFYIVIILLLLAIFTLYYSFQKKSTNVVFPKRYAFLSLFVCLFALLVTNLPSTYNLGIVKAKEAFMRDAPSSGSELIGRINEGNRVNIIGKKDIWYQILWQRRVIYIKESDLWVING; this comes from the coding sequence GTGATATACCAAAAGACATTTACCTTTTTTATTTACACTTTCTTTATCGTTTTGACTCAATCCGTTGATATTCAAGCTCAATCGATTTTAACGCAAAAAGCAGATTCTTTATTTAATGCAAAAGATTATTTGCAGGCTACAATTGCATACGAGGATTTAATCGCCAAGCATGACATAAATAAGAGAAATGCCTTCGTAAAGATGGCTTTCATGGCTGAGCAACATGGAAATTTCCCCAAAGCCATCTATTATTTATCTGAATTGTATGAATTAAGCCCTAATGATGAGCTATTCGATAAAATTAATAAAATAGCTAAAGAGAATGGATATGGTGGCTTTGAACGTACAGACTTTAATTTTTTGATTACGTTTTACAAGCAGTACTATTTCTATATTGTAATTATTCTGCTTCTTCTTGCCATATTTACTTTATACTATTCATTTCAAAAGAAAAGCACTAATGTAGTTTTTCCAAAACGCTACGCTTTTCTATCTCTCTTTGTTTGTCTTTTTGCATTATTAGTAACAAATCTTCCATCCACTTATAATTTAGGCATTGTAAAGGCTAAAGAAGCCTTCATGAGGGACGCACCTTCGTCGGGTAGTGAATTGATTGGAAGAATCAATGAAGGAAATAGAGTTAACATCATTGGGAAAAAAGATATTTGGTATCAAATACTATGGCAAAGGCGAGTAATATACATTAAAGAAAGTGACTTGTGGGTTATTAATGGCTGA
- a CDS encoding 23S rRNA m(5)U-1939 methyltransferase: protein MARNKKRIIEEIVVTDFAAEGKCIIKLENEIVFVPGANIAPGDKVKLVITKKKKSYSEGVVLEILEKSPIRIEHFCEHFGLCGGCKWQHIPYELQLEQKQKQVGDQLKRIGKVDISNMSPILPSKATTFYRNKLEFTFSKDKWMTKSEIATGEEITDVALGFHVPKRFDKILPINKCHLQADPSNIIRNFVDELAKQKGYAYYDHNNHKGFLRTLMIRNTSIGQVMVCFQFAQNNEEDIKFILDSLLAKVPEITSLFYFINQKGNDSYYDLDPIHYKGLTYIEEKMEELTFRIGPKSFYQTNSEQAYELYKVTRDFADIKESDVVYDLYTGTGTIANFVAHKAKKVVGIEYVEEAIVDAVENSKNNQIENTSFYAGDLKAVLSDELFLKEGKPDVIITDPPRAGMDKEVVEQILKSGAKTVVYVSCNAATQARDIALMDEKYSVEEIQPVDMFPHTHHVENVVKLRLK from the coding sequence TTGGCTAGGAACAAAAAAAGAATCATTGAGGAGATAGTAGTAACAGACTTTGCTGCTGAAGGTAAATGCATTATCAAACTTGAAAATGAGATTGTATTTGTTCCAGGTGCCAATATCGCCCCCGGTGATAAGGTGAAACTTGTTATCACCAAAAAGAAAAAATCTTACTCGGAAGGCGTTGTTTTAGAAATATTAGAAAAGTCTCCAATTAGAATAGAGCACTTTTGCGAGCATTTTGGCCTGTGTGGTGGATGCAAATGGCAACACATACCATATGAACTACAACTTGAGCAAAAACAAAAGCAAGTAGGTGATCAGCTCAAAAGAATTGGTAAGGTTGATATTTCGAACATGAGTCCAATTTTACCCTCAAAGGCAACTACTTTTTACCGTAATAAACTTGAATTCACCTTTTCTAAGGACAAATGGATGACCAAAAGTGAAATTGCGACAGGAGAAGAGATTACTGATGTTGCTTTAGGTTTCCATGTCCCAAAGAGATTTGATAAGATCTTACCCATCAATAAATGCCATTTACAGGCCGATCCATCTAACATTATCCGAAACTTCGTTGACGAGTTAGCAAAGCAAAAAGGATATGCTTATTACGATCACAACAATCATAAAGGGTTCTTGCGAACTTTAATGATAAGAAATACCAGTATTGGCCAAGTAATGGTGTGTTTTCAATTTGCCCAAAACAATGAAGAGGATATAAAATTCATTCTTGATTCTCTTCTTGCCAAAGTACCTGAAATAACTTCATTGTTTTACTTTATAAATCAAAAAGGAAACGATAGCTATTATGACTTGGATCCAATTCATTACAAAGGGTTAACATACATAGAAGAGAAAATGGAAGAGCTAACATTTAGAATTGGCCCAAAATCATTCTATCAGACCAACTCTGAACAGGCATATGAATTGTATAAAGTCACCCGAGACTTTGCTGATATAAAAGAATCAGATGTTGTTTATGACTTGTATACTGGAACAGGTACAATAGCCAATTTCGTCGCACATAAGGCCAAAAAGGTTGTTGGAATTGAGTATGTGGAAGAAGCAATTGTTGACGCTGTTGAAAACTCTAAAAACAATCAAATCGAAAATACTTCATTTTATGCTGGCGATTTAAAAGCAGTACTCTCTGATGAATTATTCTTGAAAGAAGGAAAACCAGACGTAATTATCACAGATCCGCCTAGGGCTGGTATGGATAAGGAAGTTGTGGAGCAAATATTGAAAAGCGGTGCAAAAACAGTAGTTTACGTTAGTTGCAATGCAGCTACGCAAGCTAGAGATATTGCACTGATGGATGAAAAGTATTCAGTTGAAGAAATACAGCCAGTAGATATGTTTCCACACACTCACCACGTAGAGAATGTTGTAAAACTTCGTCTTAAATAA
- a CDS encoding primary replicative DNA helicase, which produces MPAAVAERGEVMNGSKSQEVRKQPYSEDMEMAVLGAIMLDKEGLPTVNEFLSVNSFFNKAHQIIYSAILELYKSSEAIDLVSITRLLRKSNQITEIGGTKYLARLLSKVNSASNIEYHGLVVAQMAIKRQMITVSREILGETFEENNDIFDVLNKTEQSFFKISEQSIKKQYLDSAAIMKLTIDELESKKLNNKGGLTGIPSGFTELDKITGGWQKTELTILAARPGMGKTAFVVSSMRNAAVDHEAPVAIFSLEMSATQLMLRMISAEAELDSEKLRKGTLEEHEWQQLHHKLERLGQAPIFIDDTPALSILELRAKCRRLKAQHNISMVIIDYLQLMTGDDGSGIAGNREQEIATISRSLKNLAKELDVPVIALSQLSRAVETRGGDKRPQLSDLRESGSIEQDADMVMFLYRPEYYKITEDEEGNPTDGLGELILAKNRAGSLDTVKLQFIGRFTKFTDWGNMSSNKFTEYGKMAVPGGSGDFSHFENMRQNPDFIPTFQSKANNSSSEESNSQGGLPKPGSADDVDF; this is translated from the coding sequence ATGCCAGCAGCAGTTGCAGAAAGAGGTGAAGTAATGAATGGCTCCAAAAGCCAAGAGGTGAGAAAACAGCCATATTCTGAAGATATGGAAATGGCTGTTTTGGGAGCAATTATGCTTGATAAGGAGGGTTTGCCAACTGTAAATGAATTTCTGTCAGTAAATTCATTTTTCAATAAAGCACATCAAATCATCTATTCAGCCATACTTGAGCTATATAAATCATCTGAAGCAATTGATCTAGTCTCTATTACCCGGCTCTTAAGAAAGTCAAATCAAATTACTGAAATTGGTGGCACGAAATACCTTGCTCGATTGCTTAGTAAAGTGAATTCGGCAAGTAATATTGAGTACCACGGTCTTGTTGTTGCTCAAATGGCAATTAAAAGACAAATGATTACTGTTTCTAGAGAGATTCTTGGGGAGACTTTTGAAGAGAATAATGACATTTTTGATGTTCTGAATAAAACAGAACAATCGTTCTTTAAGATTTCGGAACAAAGTATCAAAAAACAATATTTAGATTCTGCAGCCATCATGAAATTAACCATTGATGAGTTAGAGTCTAAAAAGCTAAATAACAAGGGTGGTCTTACAGGTATTCCTAGTGGATTTACTGAATTGGACAAAATTACTGGAGGCTGGCAAAAAACTGAGCTTACAATTTTAGCTGCAAGACCTGGTATGGGTAAAACAGCTTTCGTCGTAAGTAGCATGCGAAATGCAGCTGTAGATCATGAAGCACCAGTGGCTATATTTTCTCTCGAGATGTCGGCGACTCAGCTTATGCTTCGTATGATTTCTGCGGAAGCAGAGCTTGATAGTGAAAAGCTGCGTAAAGGAACTTTGGAAGAGCACGAATGGCAACAACTACATCACAAGTTAGAAAGACTGGGCCAAGCACCTATTTTTATTGATGACACTCCTGCCCTATCTATATTGGAATTAAGAGCAAAATGTAGGAGGTTAAAAGCTCAACATAACATTTCAATGGTGATTATTGACTACTTACAGCTCATGACGGGTGATGATGGAAGTGGAATAGCCGGAAATAGAGAACAAGAGATTGCAACGATTTCTAGGTCATTAAAGAATCTTGCAAAAGAGCTTGATGTACCGGTAATTGCACTTTCTCAGCTTTCGCGTGCGGTGGAAACAAGAGGTGGAGACAAAAGACCACAATTATCTGATTTACGTGAATCTGGATCGATAGAGCAAGATGCAGATATGGTAATGTTCTTGTATCGACCTGAATATTATAAAATAACGGAAGATGAAGAAGGAAATCCAACGGATGGATTAGGCGAATTAATTTTGGCAAAAAACAGAGCAGGTTCTCTTGATACGGTCAAGCTTCAGTTTATTGGAAGGTTTACAAAGTTTACCGATTGGGGTAATATGAGCAGTAATAAATTTACAGAATACGGTAAAATGGCTGTTCCTGGCGGTTCGGGGGATTTTAGTCACTTTGAGAATATGCGTCAAAACCCCGACTTTATCCCTACTTTTCAAAGTAAAGCTAACAATTCATCTAGTGAAGAATCAAACTCACAAGGTGGTCTTCCTAAGCCAGGCTCTGCAGATGATGTGGATTTCTAA
- a CDS encoding phosphate starvation-inducible protein PhoH — MTKKVINLDGISLLDFLGVQNKNIKELGKAFPASKVISRGNEIHLQGPEKQLDLIEKITNDLIDHFSKYNKLTPELVKSFIDDKNGMLENVVHDDEIIVHGNKGIIIKAKTANQKRLVAACKKHDIVFAVGPAGTGKTYTAVAIAVNALKEKQVKKIIITRPAVEAGENLGFLPGDLKEKIDPYLRPVYDAFGDMLHIEKFKSYIEKNTIEIAPLAYMRGRTLDHAYIILDEAQNTTPMQLKMFLTRMGPNSKIIITGDVTQIDLPRNQKSGLGDALQKLNKISGIKFIELDGRDVVRHPLVVEILDAYEKAND; from the coding sequence TTGACAAAAAAAGTTATTAATCTAGATGGAATCTCCCTTTTAGACTTCTTAGGAGTTCAGAATAAAAACATCAAGGAATTAGGCAAGGCATTCCCTGCAAGTAAAGTAATTTCGAGAGGAAATGAGATTCACCTACAAGGTCCTGAAAAACAACTCGATTTAATTGAAAAAATCACAAATGATCTCATAGACCACTTTAGCAAGTACAATAAATTAACCCCTGAATTAGTCAAAAGCTTTATTGATGATAAAAACGGGATGTTAGAAAATGTGGTGCATGACGATGAAATTATCGTCCATGGGAACAAAGGAATCATCATCAAGGCAAAAACAGCAAACCAAAAAAGATTGGTAGCTGCATGCAAAAAACATGACATTGTATTTGCAGTTGGACCTGCGGGTACAGGAAAAACCTATACCGCTGTTGCAATTGCCGTAAATGCACTAAAAGAGAAACAAGTAAAGAAAATAATTATCACCAGACCAGCAGTGGAAGCCGGTGAAAACTTGGGCTTTTTACCTGGTGACTTAAAAGAGAAAATAGACCCCTACTTACGCCCCGTCTATGATGCTTTTGGAGATATGCTTCACATCGAAAAGTTTAAAAGCTATATCGAAAAAAATACAATTGAAATTGCTCCCTTAGCATATATGAGAGGTCGAACACTCGATCACGCTTATATTATACTTGACGAGGCTCAAAATACCACTCCGATGCAACTTAAGATGTTTTTGACGAGAATGGGTCCTAATTCTAAGATTATAATTACTGGTGATGTAACTCAAATAGATTTACCTCGAAATCAGAAGTCAGGCTTAGGAGACGCTTTACAAAAACTCAATAAAATCAGCGGAATTAAGTTTATAGAGTTAGATGGACGTGATGTAGTAAGACATCCATTGGTAGTAGAAATATTGGATGCATATGAAAAAGCTAACGATTAG